Proteins encoded together in one Leptospira meyeri window:
- a CDS encoding ArsR/SmtB family transcription factor, whose product MVKRNYSIDVVLHALSDPTRRQVIERLGNGPRSVSDLALPFSMAMPSFMQHLDILESSQLIYTEKVGRVRICYLNQNPFSVMENWLQVQKSQWETRLNQLDSFLLKTRGKI is encoded by the coding sequence ATGGTCAAAAGGAACTACAGCATTGATGTTGTTTTGCATGCCTTATCCGATCCGACAAGGCGACAAGTCATCGAACGTTTAGGAAATGGACCAAGAAGTGTAAGTGATTTGGCATTGCCATTTTCGATGGCTATGCCTTCTTTCATGCAACATTTGGATATTTTGGAATCTTCCCAACTGATCTATACTGAAAAAGTTGGAAGGGTTCGTATTTGTTACTTAAACCAGAATCCATTTTCCGTTATGGAAAATTGGTTACAGGTGCAAAAATCACAATGGGAAACTAGGTTAAATCAACTGGACTCATTTTTATTAAAAACGCGGGGGAAAATATGA
- a CDS encoding SRPBCC family protein — translation MKQESNETINPELDLVLERIVEVPVEMVWNAWTKPEQLKHWFTPVPWKTIDCRIDLRPGGEFYTLMQSPEGNLFPNNGCFLEVVPMEKLVFTDSLLSGFRPSGNSFMTAFVTMESIGTATKYKAVAKHKDPETKKQHEDMGFMDGWGTALDQLVAFTKTLPR, via the coding sequence ATGAAGCAAGAATCAAATGAAACAATCAATCCCGAATTGGATTTGGTGTTGGAAAGAATCGTCGAAGTACCAGTGGAAATGGTTTGGAATGCTTGGACAAAACCAGAGCAATTAAAACATTGGTTTACGCCAGTACCCTGGAAAACGATTGATTGTAGGATCGATTTAAGACCCGGTGGAGAGTTTTATACTTTAATGCAATCACCAGAAGGAAATTTATTCCCAAATAACGGCTGTTTTCTGGAAGTGGTTCCAATGGAAAAACTGGTTTTCACCGACAGTCTACTTTCAGGTTTTCGACCTTCAGGAAACAGCTTTATGACTGCGTTCGTTACAATGGAATCAATTGGAACTGCGACAAAATACAAAGCAGTTGCCAAACATAAAGACCCTGAAACAAAAAAACAACATGAAGACATGGGTTTTATGGATGGATGGGGTACCGCGCTAGACCAACTAGTCGCTTTTACAAAAACTTTACCACGATAA